The region GAGCGCGTACAGCAACTCCTTCTGGCCGTTGCCCGACACGCCGGCGATGCCGACGACCTCGCCGGCGCGCACTTCGAGCGTGACGCCGTCCAGGTCCACGCCGAACTGGTCACCCCGCGGCAGGCGCAGGTCGCGCACGGCCAGCACGACCTCGCCGGCCTGGCGCTCGTGGTGCTCGAGCTGCGGCGGCTCCGCGCCGATCATGAGCCGCGAGAGCGACGCGTTCGATTCGTCCTGCGGGTTGCACACGCCCGTCACCTGGCCGCCGCGCAGCACGGTGCACGCGGTGCACAGCTCGCGGATTTCGTGCAGCTTGTGGCTGATGTAGAGGATGCTGCAGCCCTCGGAGGCCAGCTTGTTCAGCACCACGAAGAGCTTCTCCACCGCCTGCGGGGTCAGCACGGAGGTGGGTTCGTCCAGGATCAGCAGCTTGGGGTTCGTGAGCAGGGCCCGGATGATCTCCACGCGCTGCATCTCGCCCACCGAGAGCGTATGGACGGGCCGCTGCGGATCGATGTCGAGGCCGTACTCGCCCGCCTTGGCGGTGATGCTTTGCGTCACCTGCGCGAGCGTGAGGTGCTTGTCCAGTCCCAGCCACACGTTCTCCGCCACGGTGAGCGTGTCGAACAGGCTGAAATGCTGGAACACCATGCTGATGCCCAGCGCCCGCGCCTCCTGCGGGTTGCGCACGTGCACGGGCTCGCCGTTCCACAGCACGCTGCCCTCGTCGGGCTTGACGCTGCCGTAGATGATCTTCATGAGGGTGGACTTGCCCGCGCCGTTCTCGCCGAGGACGGCATGGATCTCCCCGGGCTGGACGGTGAGCGACACGTCGCTGTTGGCGACGACCGCCGGGTAGCGCTTGGTGATGTGGGCGAGCTGGAGCCGGGCGGTCACGGGCGTCGTCCTCCGGTGCGCATCGTGACCTGCGCACTCTCGCGGGAAGCTGCGAAGTGAAACATTCTCAGTACTGCCCGAAAGGCCTGACAACACCTAACATGCGTTGATATGGAATCCAAGACCCTCCGATTCATCCGCCGCGGCGAGCTGGTTGCGCTGGACAATGTACCACCCGCGCGCACGCTGCTGGAAGTGCTGCGCGAGGATCTCGCGTGCACCGGCACCAAGGAAGGCTGCGGCGAGGGCGATTGCGGCGCCTGCACCGTGGTGCTGGGCGAGGTCGAGGGTGGCGCGCTGCGCTATCGCGCGATCAACAGCTGCATCCGCCTCGCGCATTCGGTGGACGGCATGGCGCTGTGGACGGTGGAAGACCTCGCGGCCGGCGACGGCACCCTGCACCCGGCGCAGGAGGCGATGGTGCGCTCCCACGGCTCCCAATGCGGCTTCTGCACCCCCGGCTTCGTCATGAGCCTGTTCGGGATGTACCAGAACCACGTGTGCAAGGGCGAGGCCGTGACGCGGGAGCTCGCGCAGGAAGAACTCTCGGGCAACCTGTGCCGATGCACGGGCTACCGGCCCATCCTCGAGGCGGCGCAGGAGATGGCGAAGCTGCCCGCGGTGCGCGTGAACGAGAAGGCGCTGCGCGCGCAACTGGCCGCGCTGCGGCCCGCGCCGGACGCCGGCGGCTACATGCGGCCGGCATCGCTCGCCTCGCTGCTCGCATTGCGCGCCGCGCACCCCCAGGCGCAGGTCGTCGCCGGCTGCACCGACGCCGGCCTGTGGGTGACGAAGATGCACATGGAATTCGCGCAGGTGCTCGACGTGACCGCGGTGGAGGAATTGCGGCGCGTGGAACGCTTCGCGAACCACATCGCCATCGGCGCGGCGGTGACCCTGGAGGATGCCTACGGCGCCCTCGCCGCCGACCGCCCGCAACTCAAGACCTTCGCGAACCGCTTCGCCGGGTTGCCGGTGCGCAATTCCGGCACGCTGGGAGGCAACGTCGCGAACGGCTCGCCCATCGGCGACTCGATGCCGCTGCTCATCGCGCTGGGCTCGAGCATCGTGCTCATGAGCGCGCGCGGCCATCGCGAGATGCCGCTCGAAGACTTCTACACCGGCTATCGCAAGAACGTGCTCGCCCCCGATGAAGTGCTCGCGTGGATCAAGGTGCCGCTGCCGCGCCAGGACGAGTTCCTGCGCGCCTACAAGATCAGCAAGCGCTATGACGACGACATCTCCGCCGT is a window of Caenimonas aquaedulcis DNA encoding:
- the xdhA gene encoding xanthine dehydrogenase small subunit, encoding MESKTLRFIRRGELVALDNVPPARTLLEVLREDLACTGTKEGCGEGDCGACTVVLGEVEGGALRYRAINSCIRLAHSVDGMALWTVEDLAAGDGTLHPAQEAMVRSHGSQCGFCTPGFVMSLFGMYQNHVCKGEAVTRELAQEELSGNLCRCTGYRPILEAAQEMAKLPAVRVNEKALRAQLAALRPAPDAGGYMRPASLASLLALRAAHPQAQVVAGCTDAGLWVTKMHMEFAQVLDVTAVEELRRVERFANHIAIGAAVTLEDAYGALAADRPQLKTFANRFAGLPVRNSGTLGGNVANGSPIGDSMPLLIALGSSIVLMSARGHREMPLEDFYTGYRKNVLAPDEVLAWIKVPLPRQDEFLRAYKISKRYDDDISAVCLVVNLALQDGVVAQAGIGAGGVAATPVRAVQAEAALRGKRWTADAAQAAAASLRAQFQPISDMRASAAYRSEVLGNLMQRFWLESQGVQGINLESITISEVSA
- a CDS encoding ABC transporter ATP-binding protein, producing the protein MTARLQLAHITKRYPAVVANSDVSLTVQPGEIHAVLGENGAGKSTLMKIIYGSVKPDEGSVLWNGEPVHVRNPQEARALGISMVFQHFSLFDTLTVAENVWLGLDKHLTLAQVTQSITAKAGEYGLDIDPQRPVHTLSVGEMQRVEIIRALLTNPKLLILDEPTSVLTPQAVEKLFVVLNKLASEGCSILYISHKLHEIRELCTACTVLRGGQVTGVCNPQDESNASLSRLMIGAEPPQLEHHERQAGEVVLAVRDLRLPRGDQFGVDLDGVTLEVRAGEVVGIAGVSGNGQKELLYALSGEDTRAQAPMIQVFGRDAARLGPAQRRALGVHFVPEERLGRGAVPTLGLAHNLLLTRDDAIGRGGWIRVKTLQQQAKDIIARFNVKAGGPDAAAKSLSGGNLQKFIVGREIDANPKLLIVSQPTWGVDVGAAAQIRGAILALRDAGCAVLVVSEELDELFEVCDRLHVIAKGRLSPSIARAQATVPQVGEWMSGLWTSGQGDMHAQA